The following are from one region of the Pirellulales bacterium genome:
- a CDS encoding MoxR family ATPase, with the protein MSENEDLAALHRLREGWERLRQELSKTIVGQQSVIEQLLIALVAQGHCLLVGVPGLAKTLLIRSLAEALTLEFRRIQFTPDLMPTDITGTEVIQEDKATGERHFRFLPGPIFGNVLLADEINRTPPKTQAALLEAMQERQVTVGGTRHLLPSPFFVLATQNPIEQEGTYPLPEAQLDRFMFMVKVDYPAEEEELEIVKRTTSDAQPKIVPTWGSEQIREFTTIVRRIPIADHLTRFALQLTRLSRPGSPTAPDLVRQYVTWGAGPRASQFLVLAAKARAALQGRAHVMTEDIQAAALPVLRHRIVTNFHAEAEGIDADTVIERLWQYVAERDQEGLREPIARVLRS; encoded by the coding sequence ATGTCCGAAAACGAAGATTTAGCCGCGCTCCACCGCCTGCGCGAAGGATGGGAGCGGCTGCGCCAGGAACTTTCTAAAACAATCGTCGGCCAGCAAAGCGTCATCGAACAACTGCTGATCGCCCTGGTGGCCCAGGGGCATTGCCTATTGGTGGGGGTGCCGGGATTGGCCAAGACCCTGCTGATCCGCAGTCTGGCCGAGGCTTTAACCCTGGAATTTCGCCGGATCCAATTTACCCCGGACCTTATGCCCACGGACATCACCGGGACCGAGGTAATCCAAGAAGACAAAGCGACGGGGGAGCGACATTTTCGATTTTTGCCGGGGCCGATCTTTGGCAATGTGTTATTGGCGGACGAGATCAACCGCACGCCTCCCAAGACCCAGGCGGCGCTGCTTGAGGCGATGCAAGAACGCCAAGTGACGGTGGGGGGGACGCGGCATTTGTTACCGAGTCCGTTTTTTGTGTTGGCGACGCAAAATCCAATCGAACAAGAAGGAACGTATCCCCTGCCAGAGGCGCAGCTAGACCGCTTTATGTTTATGGTAAAGGTGGATTACCCGGCCGAGGAAGAGGAACTGGAAATAGTTAAACGGACCACCAGCGACGCTCAGCCCAAAATCGTCCCCACCTGGGGAAGCGAACAAATCCGCGAATTTACCACGATCGTGCGGCGGATACCCATTGCCGACCATTTAACGCGTTTTGCATTGCAACTGACGCGGCTGAGCCGGCCGGGATCACCAACCGCCCCGGATCTGGTCCGGCAATACGTGACATGGGGGGCGGGACCGCGGGCGAGTCAATTTTTGGTCTTGGCCGCCAAAGCCCGCGCCGCGCTGCAGGGGAGGGCGCATGTCATGACCGAGGACATTCAGGCGGCCGCGCTTCCCGTATTAAGGCACCGGATCGTGACAAATTTCCACGCGGAGGCGGAAGGGATCGACGCCGACACGGTGATCGAACGTTTGTGGCAATATGTGGCCGAACGGGACCAAGAGGGATTACGTGAACCCATCGCGCGCGTTTTGCGATCCTGA
- a CDS encoding PQQ-binding-like beta-propeller repeat protein has protein sequence MPHDIGRLTNWQNFALRLCGVACGWMLVGWPGTFFDTAIAQELTSELRVDEITQAVRAKLDRAAAATREELWEDALDLYTELQSTAGEQLLREGPSRWITLRHYCQRQLAALPPAGLIAYRERVDPQARQWYQAAAANRDRAGLARLTRNYLASSWGGPAFWLLGELHLEKGSPQRAREAWGQLLAPEKSPEEFNEYLKSLFPATEVPLQPTAADISARLILCTLAQGDFPLARQELDNFAKAYPAAPGKLGGKSAPWSELLGGELARRQEAVAAEWEQTPNNLAGQARPPWSVQTFAGNPARNFIGPQTPWLRSMAFPSPISLGEPRRAAPDWIRLLHWPNHPPTEDYQGLLATVPVLAEPYLVWCDEYRVFAWDLRTGKPAWPSPRRQPGEIFVSPLLEQHELMADRLGNLALAARGISTWGIPRFTVTVRGNLVLARLGWPVTNSSIEVDQIAASQIVCLDLDRQGYELWSISPPGERWSFAGTPVCDRDTAYVALRYRDARPQWHVAAYDLATGRPRWRRFVCAGERLVPGNLDEVLLPLLTLGDGRVFLATQLGAVAALSTETGELDWISQYDRLATLRNSPTLFRDLAPPVSEPGRVYVAPLDSAAVCAFEAATGKLLWNNPQLRDVVYLLGTSPQQLIGTGRKVWWIDKLTGRIMAEFPDTTPADTAAGKSVGRGFLAGGSIYWPRRDGLYILNATADITAGALEGNTAAQSDSAAITTPHSSSLIARPPHPWSAIHGELHGGHLVYGTRHTLVADATRIWCLGEPLAPGEKPLPPPQPRQSQ, from the coding sequence ATGCCGCATGATATTGGGCGCTTGACCAACTGGCAAAACTTTGCATTGCGGCTCTGCGGCGTGGCGTGCGGCTGGATGTTAGTAGGCTGGCCAGGGACGTTTTTTGACACAGCCATCGCCCAAGAACTGACCAGCGAACTGCGAGTGGACGAGATCACCCAGGCGGTAAGGGCCAAGCTGGACCGGGCCGCGGCCGCCACGCGCGAGGAACTGTGGGAGGATGCGCTCGATCTGTATACAGAACTGCAATCCACCGCCGGAGAGCAACTATTACGGGAAGGGCCTTCGCGCTGGATCACCTTGCGACACTACTGCCAGCGACAACTGGCCGCACTCCCCCCCGCGGGACTAATAGCCTATCGCGAACGCGTCGACCCCCAAGCCCGCCAATGGTACCAGGCTGCCGCCGCCAACCGTGATCGCGCCGGACTGGCGAGGCTCACCCGCAATTATCTGGCCAGCAGTTGGGGGGGACCCGCGTTCTGGCTCTTGGGGGAGTTACACCTGGAAAAAGGCTCGCCCCAACGGGCGCGCGAGGCTTGGGGACAATTGCTAGCGCCGGAAAAATCTCCGGAGGAATTCAACGAGTATTTGAAGTCGCTTTTTCCCGCGACAGAAGTCCCCTTGCAACCCACGGCGGCGGATATCTCCGCGCGGTTGATTCTCTGCACTCTGGCCCAAGGTGATTTTCCCCTGGCCCGGCAAGAGCTTGACAACTTTGCCAAAGCTTATCCCGCCGCACCCGGAAAATTAGGTGGCAAAAGCGCGCCGTGGAGCGAATTGCTGGGGGGGGAGTTAGCCCGCCGCCAGGAGGCAGTAGCAGCCGAGTGGGAACAAACCCCCAACAACCTGGCTGGCCAGGCGCGGCCCCCCTGGTCGGTCCAGACATTTGCCGGCAATCCCGCGCGCAACTTTATAGGCCCCCAAACGCCTTGGTTGCGCTCCATGGCGTTTCCCTCCCCTATCTCCCTGGGCGAGCCGCGGCGGGCGGCTCCCGATTGGATTCGCCTGCTCCATTGGCCTAACCACCCCCCCACCGAAGATTACCAGGGCTTATTGGCGACAGTGCCGGTCTTGGCGGAGCCGTATTTGGTGTGGTGCGACGAATATCGCGTGTTTGCCTGGGACCTGCGCACCGGCAAACCAGCCTGGCCCAGCCCTCGACGTCAACCCGGAGAGATTTTTGTCTCTCCGCTGCTGGAGCAACACGAATTGATGGCGGATCGGCTAGGAAATTTGGCATTAGCGGCACGGGGAATTAGTACCTGGGGGATCCCGCGGTTTACGGTGACAGTGCGGGGAAACCTGGTCCTCGCGCGGTTGGGCTGGCCCGTAACCAATTCTTCCATCGAGGTCGATCAAATCGCCGCCAGCCAGATCGTCTGCTTGGATTTGGATCGCCAGGGGTATGAACTTTGGTCGATATCTCCTCCGGGCGAGCGCTGGTCATTTGCGGGAACGCCCGTTTGCGACCGCGACACGGCGTATGTGGCCCTGCGCTACCGCGATGCCCGTCCCCAGTGGCATGTGGCGGCGTATGATTTGGCCACGGGACGACCCCGGTGGCGACGGTTTGTTTGCGCCGGAGAGCGGCTGGTTCCCGGCAATCTTGATGAAGTTCTTTTACCCCTGTTGACCCTGGGCGATGGCAGGGTGTTTCTGGCCACCCAGTTGGGGGCTGTCGCCGCATTATCCACAGAAACGGGTGAGCTTGACTGGATCAGCCAATACGATCGTTTGGCCACTCTACGGAATAGCCCGACGCTGTTTCGCGATTTGGCTCCTCCCGTTTCAGAACCGGGGCGTGTTTATGTGGCCCCGCTGGATTCCGCGGCGGTTTGCGCCTTTGAGGCCGCCACCGGCAAGTTATTATGGAATAATCCGCAGCTACGCGACGTGGTTTATTTACTCGGCACGTCGCCCCAGCAGCTTATCGGCACGGGACGCAAAGTCTGGTGGATCGATAAACTGACCGGCCGGATCATGGCGGAATTTCCCGACACTACCCCCGCCGATACCGCCGCGGGCAAAAGTGTGGGGCGGGGTTTTTTGGCCGGAGGGTCGATTTACTGGCCACGGCGGGACGGGCTGTACATCTTGAATGCCACGGCGGACATCACCGCCGGGGCTTTGGAAGGGAACACGGCGGCTCAATCTGATTCAGCGGCGATCACAACTCCCCACTCCTCATCATTGATCGCTCGTCCGCCGCATCCCTGGAGCGCCATACATGGAGAACTGCATGGGGGGCATTTAGTTTACGGAACGCGCCACACCCTGGTGGCGGATGCGACCCGCATCTGGTGCCTGGGCGAACCCTTAGCACCAGGGGAAAAGCCTTTGCCGCCACCCCAGCCCCGCCAGTCACAATAA